In Apus apus isolate bApuApu2 chromosome 5, bApuApu2.pri.cur, whole genome shotgun sequence, the following are encoded in one genomic region:
- the DCAF4 gene encoding DDB1- and CUL4-associated factor 4 isoform X3 — MQRRKIEIHSPDSSVAGTNNFKIIVADVACERIFTVNDVEHGGCKYGIINLSGLGKESLTVEMYDNLYFTNRKVNSVCWASLTHPDSHVLLCLMGIAETPGCASLLPASLFSSTNPGDRPGMLCSFKISTAWSCAWCLNPQADNCFSTGLTRRVLVTNVVTGHRQTFGTSSDVLAQQFATQTPMLYNGCRSGEVFSIDVRQRNRKGQSWKAIRLFHDSAVTSIRLLEAEHYLMAADMAGKIKLWDLRTAKCVKEYKGHHNEYALLPLHVNEEEGLVTAVGQDCYTRIWSLQDAHLLRTIPSPHPSSKDAIPSVVFSSRLGGSRGVPGLLMAVKQDLYHFSYN; from the exons ATGCAGAGGAGGAAGATAGAAATTCACAGTCCAGATTCCTCAGTTGCTGGAAccaacaattttaaaataattgtg GCAGATGTCGCTTGTGAACGGATATTCACTGTGAACGATGTAGAGCATGGAGGATGTAAATATGGTATCATCAATCTCAGTGGTTTGGGGAAGGAGTCTCTCACTGTGGAGATGTATGACAACCTCTACTTCACAAACCGCAAA GTGAATTCTGTGTGCTGGGCATCACTGACTCATCCAGATTCTCATGTTTt GCTGTGTCTCATGGGAATTGCAGAAACACCAGGCTGTGCCAGTCTGCTTCCAGCATCATTGTTCAGCAGCACTAACCCAG GAGATAGACCTGGAATGTTGTGCAGCTTCAAGATATCTACTGCCTGGTCCTGTGCTTGGTGCCTGAATCCCCAAGCAGACAACTGCTTCAGCACAG GCCTGACACGAAGAGTTCTGGTGACCAATGTAGTGACAGGTCATCGACAGACATTTGGAACCAGCAGCGATGTATTGGCACAGCAATTTGCCACACAG ACCCCGATGCTGTACAACGGCTGCCGCTCGGGGGAGGTTTTCAGCATCGATGTGCGTCAGCGCAACCGCAAGGGCCAGAGCTGGAAAGCAATTCGGCTCTTCCACGACTCGGCAGTTACATCCATCCGCCTTCTGGAGGCTGAACATTATCTGATGGCAGCAGACATGGCTGGAAAG ATAAAACTGTGGGACCTGAGAACAGCAAAGTGTGTGAAAGAGTACAAAGGTCATCACAACGAATATGCTCTTCTCCCTTTGCACGTAAATGAGGAGGAAGGACTTGTTACAGCAG TTGGTCAGGATTGCTACACCAGAATTTGGAGTCTCCAAGATGCCCATCTGCTTAGAACCATCCCTTCTCCTCACCCGAGCTCCAAAGATGCCATTCCCAGTGTAGTGTTTTCTTCAAGACTTGGCGGTAGCCGAGGAGTTCCTGGCTTACTCATGGCTGTCAAACAGGATCTCTACCACTTCTCCTATAACTGA